From one Variovorax sp. PBL-H6 genomic stretch:
- a CDS encoding MFS transporter — MTAMTRGRALVVFAVFALGYFLSSLVRGVTATLAPALTQEFALSSSQLGLLGGAYFLGFAMLQLPLGNWLDRFGPRRVLSFSLAAAALSCIAFAMADGFVSLLLARFICGVGVSACLIAPLTGARLWLQGSQQQSANAWMLMVGSLGLLTATLPVQWALPLYGWRSLFLVLALFFALTMLGTAWQVPTVQTPAASSRRKNLFTSYAPIFANRYFRRMAWIGFVNYGVLVAVQTLWAGPWMTAVAGYSATQAARGLFAMNLTMLFVFWFWGMANPRLHRAGLSAERIILRGLPFGFIALAAVAWLGPRAGWEAFAIYCALSSVLALTHPAIGMAFVAHEAGRAISAFNLLLFAGVFTTQWCVGAALDRLQAAHWPVVDAYRAVFAVLAMACCLSYLWLLQGLSAERPVAANA; from the coding sequence ATGACGGCAATGACCCGCGGCCGGGCGCTCGTCGTCTTCGCCGTCTTCGCACTGGGTTACTTCCTCTCGTCCTTGGTGCGCGGCGTCACCGCGACACTCGCGCCGGCGCTGACCCAGGAATTCGCGCTCTCGTCGAGCCAGCTCGGCCTGCTGGGCGGCGCCTACTTCCTCGGCTTCGCGATGCTTCAGTTACCGCTGGGCAACTGGCTCGACCGCTTCGGGCCACGGCGCGTTTTGAGCTTCTCACTGGCCGCGGCAGCGCTCAGCTGCATCGCCTTTGCGATGGCGGACGGCTTCGTGTCCTTGCTGCTGGCGCGCTTCATCTGCGGCGTGGGCGTGAGCGCATGCCTGATTGCGCCGCTCACCGGAGCGCGCTTATGGCTGCAAGGCAGCCAGCAACAAAGCGCCAACGCATGGATGCTGATGGTGGGCTCCCTGGGTCTGCTGACCGCCACGCTGCCGGTGCAATGGGCTTTGCCGCTCTACGGCTGGCGATCGCTGTTCCTGGTGCTCGCCCTCTTCTTCGCGCTGACGATGCTCGGAACGGCTTGGCAAGTGCCCACCGTGCAGACCCCAGCGGCATCCTCACGGCGCAAAAACCTGTTCACGAGCTATGCCCCCATCTTCGCGAATCGCTACTTCCGGCGCATGGCGTGGATCGGGTTCGTCAACTACGGCGTGCTCGTGGCCGTCCAGACATTGTGGGCAGGCCCCTGGATGACTGCGGTGGCCGGCTACTCCGCCACCCAGGCCGCGCGCGGCCTGTTCGCGATGAACCTGACGATGCTTTTCGTGTTCTGGTTCTGGGGCATGGCCAACCCGCGTCTGCATCGAGCGGGGCTGAGCGCCGAGCGCATCATCCTGCGGGGATTGCCGTTCGGCTTCATCGCGCTTGCGGCCGTCGCCTGGCTCGGGCCGCGCGCAGGCTGGGAAGCATTTGCCATCTACTGCGCGCTGTCGAGTGTTCTCGCGCTCACGCATCCTGCCATCGGCATGGCCTTTGTCGCCCACGAAGCCGGACGCGCCATCTCGGCATTCAACCTGCTGCTGTTCGCCGGTGTCTTCACCACCCAATGGTGCGTGGGCGCGGCGCTGGACCGGCTCCAGGCAGCGCATTGGCCCGTCGTCGATGCCTACCGCGCCGTCTTCGCCGTTCTGGCGATGGCCTGTTGTTTGAGCTACCTCTGGTTGCTTCAAGGGCTGAGCGCCGAGAGGCCGGTGGCAGCCAACGCCTGA
- a CDS encoding DUF2239 family protein, translating into MSSVPDPTLTAFAGFERIAAGPSAEVVAQLRARADAQTVFVFDDSTGQRLDLDLREDVSAVAEGSASDEQTTRGVGRPKLGVVAREVTLLPRHWDWLSRQPGGASVALRRLIDESRRVHADRDAQRASREAAYRFMSAMGGDLPGFEEAARALFASDGKRFAELVAAWPEDVRAYLQRLAAAAWSSQ; encoded by the coding sequence ATGTCCTCTGTTCCCGATCCCACCCTCACCGCCTTTGCCGGCTTCGAGCGCATCGCTGCAGGGCCGAGCGCCGAAGTCGTCGCGCAGCTGCGCGCACGCGCTGATGCCCAGACGGTCTTTGTCTTCGACGACAGCACCGGCCAGCGCCTCGATCTCGATCTGCGTGAAGACGTGTCAGCCGTTGCGGAAGGCTCTGCTTCCGACGAGCAAACCACCCGCGGCGTCGGCCGCCCCAAGCTCGGCGTGGTCGCGCGCGAGGTCACCCTGCTGCCGCGCCACTGGGACTGGCTCAGTCGCCAGCCCGGCGGCGCCTCGGTGGCGCTGCGCCGGCTGATCGACGAGTCGCGCCGCGTCCACGCCGACCGCGATGCGCAGCGCGCCTCGCGCGAAGCCGCCTACCGCTTCATGAGCGCGATGGGGGGCGATCTGCCGGGCTTCGAGGAGGCGGCGCGCGCCCTCTTCGCCAGCGACGGCAAGCGCTTCGCAGAGCTCGTCGCCGCATGGCCCGAAGACGTGCGCGCATACCTGCAGCGGCTGGCAGCAGCGGCGTGGAGCAGCCAATGA
- a CDS encoding MATE family efflux transporter, giving the protein MASRPLWKTFLVFLAPMLLSNILQSLSGTLNNVYLGQMIGVGALAAVSSFFPMMFFFIAFTIGLGAGASVLIGQAWGAREPEKARAVAGTTLTVGVLFGLCVAVFGGAFTRPMLAALGTPPDILADATRYARIILIAMPGLFVFLLSTAMLRGVGDTMAPLYTLVISTTLGLVITPALIRGWFGLPQMGVASGAWATVISFVVATTWLAFHLRRKKSPLAPDAGFVRHLRVRPALLKAVLKVGVPTGVQMIVVSLAELALLSFVNAYGSGATAAYGAVNQVVAYVQFPAISIAIAASVLGAQAIGAGQMQRLGAIARTALMMNVVLTGGLVLLGYLFSRPLMGFFITSEPVIEVAQTLLHIMLWSTVIFGMGAALSGIMRASGSVLVPTSISIFCIALIEVPVAWWLSHRMGLNGIWVSYPVAFAAMLTLQASYYRFVWRKKAIRRLI; this is encoded by the coding sequence ATGGCCTCTCGCCCGCTTTGGAAGACCTTCCTGGTCTTTCTCGCGCCCATGCTCCTGAGCAACATCCTTCAGTCGCTCTCCGGCACGCTCAACAACGTCTACCTGGGCCAGATGATCGGCGTGGGTGCGCTGGCGGCGGTGTCCAGCTTCTTCCCGATGATGTTCTTCTTCATCGCCTTCACCATCGGCCTGGGCGCCGGCGCCTCGGTCCTGATTGGCCAGGCCTGGGGTGCCCGCGAGCCCGAGAAGGCTCGCGCAGTAGCCGGTACCACGCTGACGGTGGGCGTGCTGTTCGGGCTGTGCGTGGCGGTCTTCGGCGGTGCCTTCACACGGCCGATGCTTGCGGCGCTCGGCACGCCCCCCGACATCCTGGCCGACGCCACTCGCTATGCACGCATCATCCTGATCGCCATGCCGGGCCTGTTCGTGTTCCTGCTCTCCACCGCGATGCTGCGCGGCGTGGGCGACACGATGGCTCCGCTCTACACACTCGTCATCTCCACCACGCTGGGCCTGGTGATCACGCCGGCGCTGATCCGCGGCTGGTTCGGCCTGCCTCAGATGGGCGTGGCGAGCGGTGCCTGGGCCACGGTGATCTCCTTCGTGGTCGCGACAACCTGGCTCGCGTTCCACTTGCGGCGCAAGAAAAGTCCGCTGGCGCCCGACGCCGGATTCGTGCGGCACCTGCGCGTGCGCCCGGCGCTGCTGAAGGCGGTGCTGAAGGTGGGCGTGCCGACGGGCGTGCAGATGATCGTGGTGTCGCTCGCCGAGCTCGCCCTGCTCTCCTTCGTCAACGCCTACGGCTCGGGCGCCACCGCGGCCTACGGTGCGGTGAACCAGGTCGTGGCCTACGTGCAGTTCCCTGCCATCTCGATCGCCATCGCGGCCTCGGTGCTCGGCGCCCAGGCCATCGGCGCCGGCCAGATGCAGCGGCTCGGAGCCATCGCCCGCACCGCGCTGATGATGAACGTCGTGCTGACTGGCGGCCTGGTACTGCTGGGGTATCTGTTCTCGCGGCCGCTGATGGGCTTCTTCATCACCAGCGAGCCCGTGATCGAGGTGGCGCAGACGCTGCTGCACATCATGCTGTGGAGCACGGTCATCTTCGGCATGGGCGCCGCCTTGTCGGGGATCATGCGCGCCAGCGGGTCGGTGCTGGTGCCGACCTCGATCTCGATCTTCTGCATCGCGCTGATCGAGGTACCGGTGGCGTGGTGGCTGAGCCATCGCATGGGGCTCAACGGCATCTGGGTGTCGTACCCGGTGGCCTTTGCGGCGATGCTGACGCTGCAGGCGAGCTACTACAGGTTCGTATGGCGCAAGAAGGCAATACGCAGGCTGATCTGA
- a CDS encoding glutathione S-transferase — translation MAQEGNTQADLKGAGGARPVLYSFRRCPYAMRARMAILVSGLSCELREVVLRDKPAELLAASAKGTVPVLVEADGTVIEQSIDIMLWALRHNDPEGWLQAGHATLDEMLSLVAECDGEFKRHLDGYKYPERHPPHDASAHQAQGALFLAQLEARLQASRGLCGEQVALADIAIAPFVRQFAQVDAAWFASRPWPRLQAWLGARLEAPIFLQAMQKYPPWRAGQPGADFPRSAA, via the coding sequence ATGGCGCAAGAAGGCAATACGCAGGCTGATCTGAAAGGCGCCGGCGGCGCACGGCCGGTGCTCTACTCCTTTCGCCGCTGTCCCTATGCGATGCGCGCACGCATGGCGATCCTCGTCAGCGGCCTGAGCTGCGAGCTGCGCGAGGTCGTGCTGCGCGACAAGCCGGCCGAGCTGCTGGCCGCATCGGCCAAGGGCACGGTGCCCGTGCTGGTCGAGGCCGACGGCACGGTCATCGAGCAGAGCATCGACATCATGCTGTGGGCCTTGCGGCACAACGACCCCGAGGGCTGGCTGCAGGCTGGCCACGCAACGCTGGACGAGATGCTCTCGCTGGTGGCCGAATGCGATGGCGAGTTCAAGCGGCATCTCGACGGCTACAAGTATCCCGAGCGGCATCCGCCGCACGACGCAAGTGCGCATCAGGCGCAAGGCGCCCTCTTCCTGGCGCAGCTCGAGGCGCGGTTGCAGGCGAGTCGCGGACTGTGCGGCGAACAGGTCGCGCTTGCCGACATCGCGATCGCCCCGTTCGTGCGGCAGTTCGCGCAAGTCGATGCGGCCTGGTTCGCATCGCGTCCCTGGCCGCGACTCCAGGCCTGGCTGGGGGCACGGCTCGAAGCGCCGATCTTCTTGCAAGCGATGCAAAAGTACCCGCCCTGGCGCGCGGGCCAGCCTGGCGCCGACTTCCCGCGATCGGCAGCGTAA
- a CDS encoding Dyp-type peroxidase — MSRTAAPKANSTAAEGEGAPVTQVDFEDIQGLVRYGYKHMTQACFLLLRVRDAGAARAWLARAPVTPAIERQPPPPTALQIAISAPGLHKLGVARDIVEGFSAEFLAGMSSDASRARRLGDLGANDPAGWQWGGAPHEVPHVLVMLYAMPGRLDAWLATVRGDCEAGFEETACLFTARLRETEPFGFVDGISQPRVDWERKRPARDEEQFGFTNRSCIGEYLLGYPNEYGAYTDRPLLAPHRDPGTVLPRAEDAPGVADLGRNGSYLVMRQLRQDVDGFWRFLDREAGGDLVLRRRLAEAMVGRKMDGGEALVGPGREHIDGIDDDAQLRNGFTYRSDPDGLRCPLGAHIRRANPRNADLTPGWANPLSRLWRRLGFGANPLRPDLIASTRFHRLLRRGREYGGAPGEETGLHFICLGANIARQFEFVQNAWMAGTRFNGLSGESDPLLGHRLPDNDGNPTDSFSMPVGTGPDRQCSGLPQFVTVQGGAYFFLPGIRALRYLSKGHSV; from the coding sequence ATGAGCCGCACGGCCGCCCCGAAGGCGAACAGCACCGCAGCCGAAGGCGAAGGTGCTCCAGTGACCCAGGTCGACTTCGAAGACATTCAGGGCCTGGTGCGCTACGGCTACAAGCACATGACGCAGGCTTGCTTCCTGCTGCTGCGCGTCCGCGATGCCGGCGCGGCGCGCGCCTGGCTCGCGCGTGCGCCCGTCACGCCGGCTATCGAGCGCCAACCACCGCCGCCCACGGCGCTGCAGATCGCCATCAGCGCGCCCGGCCTGCACAAGCTGGGCGTGGCACGCGACATCGTCGAAGGCTTCTCGGCGGAGTTCCTGGCGGGCATGAGCAGCGATGCCAGCCGGGCACGGCGGCTGGGCGACCTCGGGGCGAACGATCCGGCCGGATGGCAATGGGGCGGCGCGCCGCACGAGGTGCCGCATGTGCTCGTCATGCTCTATGCAATGCCAGGCCGGCTCGACGCATGGCTCGCGACCGTGCGTGGCGATTGCGAAGCCGGCTTCGAGGAGACGGCTTGCCTCTTCACCGCCCGGCTGCGCGAGACCGAGCCCTTCGGCTTTGTCGACGGCATCTCGCAGCCGCGCGTCGACTGGGAGCGCAAGCGCCCGGCGCGCGACGAGGAGCAGTTCGGCTTCACCAACCGGTCGTGCATCGGCGAGTACCTGCTGGGCTATCCCAACGAGTACGGCGCGTACACCGATCGCCCCTTGCTCGCGCCGCATCGAGACCCCGGCACGGTGCTCCCCCGCGCCGAGGATGCGCCGGGGGTGGCCGACCTCGGGCGCAACGGCAGCTACCTCGTGATGCGCCAGTTGCGCCAGGACGTGGACGGGTTCTGGCGGTTCCTCGATCGGGAGGCCGGCGGCGACCTGGTCCTGCGCCGGCGGCTGGCCGAGGCCATGGTCGGCCGCAAGATGGATGGCGGCGAGGCGCTCGTGGGGCCCGGCCGCGAGCACATCGACGGCATCGACGATGACGCCCAGCTGCGCAACGGCTTCACTTATCGCAGCGATCCCGACGGCCTGCGTTGTCCACTTGGTGCGCACATCCGCCGCGCCAATCCACGCAACGCCGACCTGACGCCGGGCTGGGCGAATCCGTTGTCGCGCCTGTGGCGACGGCTCGGCTTCGGCGCGAACCCGCTGCGGCCTGACCTGATCGCGTCCACCCGCTTCCACCGCCTGCTGCGCCGCGGGCGCGAGTACGGGGGAGCGCCTGGCGAGGAGACAGGGCTGCACTTCATCTGCCTCGGCGCCAACATCGCGCGGCAGTTCGAGTTCGTCCAGAACGCATGGATGGCGGGGACGCGCTTCAATGGCCTCTCGGGCGAATCCGATCCGCTGCTGGGGCATCGGCTGCCGGACAACGATGGAAACCCGACGGACAGCTTCTCTATGCCGGTGGGCACGGGGCCGGATCGCCAGTGCTCGGGGCTGCCGCAGTTCGTGACCGTGCAGGGGGGGGCGTACTTCTTTCTGCCGGGAATTCGTGCGTTGCGTTACCTGTCGAAGGGGCATTCGGTGTGA
- a CDS encoding Tex family protein — protein sequence MQKIIRQLAAEIKVGEHQVKAAVDLLDGGATVPFIARYRKEATDGLDDVQLRELEARLAYLRELEDRRAAVLKSIEEQGKLTPELRAAIDAAPTKQELEDLYLPYKPKRRTKGQMAREAGIEPLADKLFADATLNPTEEAAAFVKPAADGLDFSTVQLVLDGVRDILSERWAEDAVLVQRLREWLWAEGLFKSSLMAGKDENNADVAKFRDYFDYDEPIGRVPSHRALAVFRGRALDILDAKLVLPVEPEPGKPSIAEGKIALHLGWSHAGRAADDLIRKCVAWTWRVKLSLSTERDLFSRLREEAEKVAIKVFADNLRDLLLAAPAGPRVAMGLDPGIRTGVKVAVVDATGKLVDTATVFPHEPRRDWEGSLHTLGKLCAKHGVNLIAIGNGTASRETDKLAADLIKLLAKMAEQAGAPPLKVEKVVVSEAGASVYSASEFASQEMPDVDVSLRGAASIARRLQDPLAELVKIDPKSIGVGQYQHDVNQSELARTLNAVVEDCVNSVGVDLNTASVPLLSRVSGLSAGVAKAVVRWREANGAFATRKQLLEVTGFGGKTFEQSAGFLRIRGGTNPLDVTGVHPETYPVVEQMIEKTGKPIEALMGRAEMLKTLKPELFANEKFGVITVKDIIGELEKPGRDPRPDFKVARFNDGVEDIKDLVEGMVLEGTVSNVAQFGAFVDLGVHQDGLVHVSQLSHKFVNDAREVVKTGDIVKVKVMEVDVARKRIGLSMKLDAAPGRRDGPRDNRFEGAGRGQQGPRRDNAPQPAGQMASAFAKLQGLRKS from the coding sequence ATGCAGAAAATCATTCGCCAGCTCGCGGCCGAGATCAAGGTCGGCGAGCACCAGGTGAAGGCCGCCGTCGATCTGCTCGACGGGGGCGCCACCGTGCCTTTCATCGCACGCTATCGCAAGGAGGCCACCGATGGGCTCGACGATGTGCAGTTGCGCGAACTGGAGGCACGCCTCGCTTACCTCCGCGAGCTCGAGGATCGCCGCGCGGCGGTGCTGAAGAGCATCGAGGAGCAGGGCAAGCTGACGCCCGAACTGCGCGCCGCCATCGATGCCGCACCGACCAAGCAGGAGCTGGAAGACCTCTACCTGCCCTACAAGCCCAAGCGCCGTACGAAGGGCCAGATGGCGCGCGAAGCAGGCATCGAGCCGCTGGCCGACAAGCTCTTCGCGGACGCGACGCTGAACCCCACCGAGGAAGCTGCGGCTTTCGTCAAGCCCGCTGCGGACGGACTGGATTTCTCGACCGTGCAGTTGGTGCTCGACGGCGTGCGCGACATCCTCTCAGAGCGCTGGGCCGAGGACGCGGTGCTGGTGCAGCGCCTGCGCGAATGGCTGTGGGCCGAGGGCCTGTTCAAGTCCAGCCTGATGGCCGGCAAGGACGAGAACAACGCCGACGTCGCCAAGTTCCGAGACTACTTCGACTACGACGAGCCGATCGGCCGCGTGCCCTCGCATCGGGCGCTGGCGGTGTTCCGCGGCCGCGCGCTCGACATCCTCGACGCCAAGCTGGTGCTGCCCGTCGAGCCCGAGCCGGGCAAGCCTTCGATCGCGGAAGGCAAGATCGCGCTGCACCTGGGATGGAGCCATGCAGGCCGCGCAGCCGATGACCTGATCCGCAAGTGCGTGGCCTGGACCTGGCGCGTGAAGCTCTCGCTCTCGACCGAGCGCGACCTGTTCTCGCGGCTGCGCGAGGAGGCCGAGAAGGTCGCCATCAAGGTCTTTGCCGACAATTTGCGCGACCTGCTGCTGGCTGCACCGGCCGGGCCGCGCGTTGCCATGGGCCTGGACCCGGGCATCCGTACCGGCGTGAAGGTCGCCGTGGTCGATGCCACCGGCAAGCTGGTCGACACCGCCACCGTGTTCCCGCACGAACCGCGGCGCGACTGGGAAGGTTCGCTTCACACACTGGGCAAGTTGTGCGCCAAGCACGGCGTCAACCTCATCGCGATCGGCAACGGCACCGCCAGCCGGGAGACCGACAAGCTGGCCGCGGACCTGATCAAGCTGCTCGCGAAGATGGCCGAGCAGGCCGGCGCGCCGCCGCTCAAGGTCGAGAAGGTGGTGGTGAGCGAGGCGGGCGCCTCGGTCTATTCCGCCAGCGAGTTCGCCTCGCAGGAAATGCCTGACGTCGATGTCAGCCTTCGTGGCGCCGCAAGCATCGCGCGCCGGCTGCAGGATCCTCTGGCCGAGCTGGTGAAGATCGACCCGAAATCCATCGGCGTCGGCCAGTACCAGCACGACGTGAACCAGAGCGAACTGGCGCGAACCTTGAATGCCGTGGTCGAAGATTGCGTGAACTCCGTGGGCGTGGACCTCAACACCGCGAGCGTGCCGTTGCTGTCGCGCGTCTCGGGCCTGTCCGCGGGCGTCGCCAAGGCCGTGGTGCGCTGGCGCGAGGCCAATGGCGCCTTCGCCACGCGCAAGCAACTGCTGGAAGTCACTGGTTTCGGCGGCAAGACCTTCGAGCAGAGCGCGGGTTTCCTGCGTATCCGCGGCGGCACCAATCCGCTGGACGTGACGGGCGTGCACCCAGAGACCTACCCTGTCGTCGAGCAGATGATCGAGAAAACGGGCAAGCCCATCGAAGCGCTGATGGGTCGCGCCGAGATGCTCAAGACGCTGAAGCCCGAGCTCTTCGCCAACGAGAAGTTCGGTGTGATCACGGTGAAGGACATCATCGGCGAGCTCGAGAAGCCGGGCCGTGATCCGCGTCCGGATTTCAAGGTGGCGCGCTTCAACGACGGCGTCGAGGACATCAAGGACCTGGTGGAAGGCATGGTGCTCGAAGGCACGGTGAGCAACGTGGCGCAGTTCGGCGCCTTCGTCGACCTGGGTGTTCACCAGGACGGCCTGGTGCACGTCAGCCAACTCTCGCACAAGTTCGTCAACGATGCGCGCGAGGTGGTGAAGACCGGCGACATCGTCAAGGTCAAGGTGATGGAGGTCGACGTCGCGCGCAAGCGCATCGGGCTTTCGATGAAGCTCGACGCGGCGCCTGGCCGCCGCGACGGCCCGCGCGACAACCGCTTCGAGGGGGCCGGGCGCGGCCAGCAGGGTCCGCGTCGCGACAACGCTCCGCAGCCGGCGGGCCAGATGGCCAGCGCCTTCGCCAAGCTGCAGGGCCTGCGCAAGTCATAG
- a CDS encoding LysR family transcriptional regulator, which produces MEWLLTFTETVKHGSFAAAARELGTTPSTVAKAVGRLESTLRLRLFHRTTRRVTLTSDGERLFDRCQRVIAEIEELQAEALGTMTRPCGTLRVDLPVVFGRERVMPAIVQLAAKHPELRLDVRLSDAFVDLVEEGVDLAIRIGAMSDSRLVARRIASQDWVLCAAPAYLDAQGRPEDVSALVGHRAILFRMPTSGRDQVWHFREARRNRDFRAVAQFRFSDGEAMAQATELGLGIAQLPDYMVNRQLAAGTLIELLPNCRPPSTPIHAVMPANRMVPARVRAILDELTPLASVSAQRRAA; this is translated from the coding sequence ATGGAGTGGCTTCTGACATTCACCGAGACCGTCAAGCACGGCTCGTTCGCCGCCGCGGCACGAGAGCTCGGGACCACGCCTTCGACGGTGGCCAAGGCCGTCGGCCGGCTCGAATCGACGCTGCGGCTTCGGCTTTTTCATCGCACCACGCGGCGCGTAACGCTGACCTCCGATGGCGAGCGGCTCTTCGACCGCTGCCAGCGGGTCATCGCCGAAATCGAAGAGCTTCAGGCAGAGGCCCTGGGCACGATGACCAGGCCTTGCGGAACCTTGCGCGTGGATCTGCCGGTCGTCTTCGGTCGCGAGCGCGTGATGCCCGCCATCGTCCAGCTCGCGGCCAAGCACCCTGAACTGCGGTTGGATGTGCGGCTGTCGGATGCCTTCGTCGATCTGGTGGAGGAGGGCGTCGACCTGGCGATCCGCATCGGCGCCATGTCGGATTCGCGCCTGGTGGCGAGGCGCATCGCGAGCCAGGACTGGGTCTTGTGTGCCGCGCCTGCCTATCTGGATGCCCAAGGCCGTCCCGAGGATGTGTCGGCGCTGGTCGGACACCGGGCCATTCTGTTCCGCATGCCGACCAGCGGTCGCGATCAGGTCTGGCACTTTCGCGAAGCCCGACGCAATCGCGACTTCCGTGCCGTGGCCCAATTCCGGTTCTCCGACGGCGAAGCCATGGCGCAGGCGACCGAGCTCGGGCTTGGCATCGCGCAACTGCCCGACTACATGGTGAACCGCCAATTGGCTGCGGGCACCTTGATCGAGCTGCTGCCGAACTGCCGGCCGCCCAGCACGCCCATCCACGCGGTGATGCCGGCCAACCGAATGGTGCCGGCACGGGTGCGGGCGATCCTGGATGAATTGACGCCGCTGGCGTCTGTATCGGCGCAGCGCCGCGCCGCATAG
- a CDS encoding 2OG-Fe(II) oxygenase, whose protein sequence is MSNVIEEKPRDLLTFPGGLSHHALQALTLQEALIVRIPGFISAGVCHLIARGLLRQGYDDYLNAPAVGRIGMSFFETGGKAELIDQYFATALPNIRLLRNACAPYQCPIDVFRCVVDELWPSGASLQSLSGRKMFVGLSRNMRPGAPLLAHHDCFARLAPHDAEANDLLMQMAVNIYVNVPQHGGELMMWREEITDAEFLRRRGDKYGMDIEPLGPPDIVVKPQMGDLILFNARKLHAVAAGAGSDRLTLSSFLGFRGDAQPLTFWS, encoded by the coding sequence ATGTCCAACGTCATCGAAGAAAAGCCACGCGATCTGCTCACGTTCCCCGGTGGGCTGAGCCACCATGCGCTACAGGCCCTCACGCTCCAGGAAGCCCTGATCGTGCGCATTCCTGGCTTCATATCCGCCGGCGTGTGCCACCTGATCGCGCGCGGCCTGCTGCGCCAAGGGTATGACGACTATCTCAATGCGCCGGCCGTCGGTCGCATCGGGATGTCCTTCTTCGAGACCGGCGGCAAGGCCGAGCTCATCGACCAGTACTTTGCCACCGCGCTGCCCAACATCCGCCTCCTGCGCAATGCATGCGCGCCCTACCAGTGCCCCATCGATGTCTTTCGGTGCGTGGTCGATGAGCTCTGGCCCTCGGGTGCAAGTCTTCAGAGCCTGTCCGGGCGCAAGATGTTCGTCGGCCTGTCGCGCAACATGCGTCCCGGCGCACCGCTGCTGGCGCACCATGACTGTTTCGCGCGGCTCGCGCCCCATGATGCCGAGGCCAACGACCTGCTGATGCAGATGGCCGTGAACATCTACGTCAATGTGCCGCAGCACGGCGGCGAACTCATGATGTGGCGCGAGGAGATCACCGATGCCGAGTTCCTGCGTCGGCGCGGCGACAAGTACGGCATGGACATCGAGCCGCTTGGCCCGCCCGACATCGTCGTGAAGCCGCAAATGGGCGACCTGATTCTCTTCAACGCGCGCAAGCTGCACGCGGTTGCGGCGGGCGCCGGCTCCGACCGGCTGACCCTGTCTTCGTTTCTCGGCTTCCGTGGCGATGCGCAGCCCTTGACCTTCTGGAGCTGA
- a CDS encoding 2OG-Fe(II) oxygenase, producing the protein MDTFIDDEHDSKLVLSATRGELSARALVALASGAAMVLHIRSFVDPATCALLAQRAEHLGYSSYLNVPSVRRIGMAFYETEGKSELIDSYFASAPQHLSDFRRACAPFCSPIDTMRCTLDEVWPHGARLQGLGGRKMFVGLSRSVEPGTTFLAHHDIFSEDAPGHPEATSLSAQFGANIYLQMPGAGGSLLMWSDEIAPATFNRMRGEHYGIPIDRLGPPDVRVRPAPGDLLIFNSRKMHAVSPGTGRSRLALSCFVGYRGESNPLSFWS; encoded by the coding sequence ATGGACACGTTCATCGATGATGAGCATGACTCGAAGCTCGTCCTGTCGGCGACGCGCGGCGAGTTAAGCGCCCGGGCCCTCGTCGCGCTCGCCAGCGGCGCGGCCATGGTGCTGCACATACGCAGCTTCGTCGACCCCGCCACTTGCGCGCTGCTGGCCCAGCGTGCCGAGCACCTTGGCTATTCGTCGTACCTGAACGTCCCGAGCGTGCGGCGCATCGGCATGGCGTTCTACGAGACCGAAGGCAAGTCCGAGCTCATCGACAGCTACTTCGCCTCGGCGCCGCAGCATCTCTCCGATTTCAGGCGCGCCTGCGCGCCCTTCTGCTCGCCGATAGACACCATGCGCTGCACGCTCGACGAAGTCTGGCCGCACGGCGCGCGCCTGCAGGGTCTGGGCGGCCGCAAGATGTTCGTCGGCCTCTCTCGCAGCGTCGAGCCCGGCACCACCTTCCTGGCGCATCACGACATCTTCTCGGAAGACGCGCCAGGCCACCCCGAGGCCACCAGCCTCAGCGCTCAATTCGGCGCCAACATCTACCTCCAGATGCCTGGTGCCGGTGGTTCGCTACTGATGTGGAGTGACGAGATCGCACCCGCAACATTCAACAGGATGCGCGGTGAGCACTACGGCATTCCCATCGATCGACTGGGCCCGCCAGATGTCAGGGTGCGGCCCGCTCCGGGCGACCTGCTCATCTTCAACTCCCGAAAGATGCATGCCGTTTCGCCCGGCACCGGGCGCAGCCGCCTTGCGTTGTCCTGCTTCGTCGGCTATCGCGGCGAATCCAATCCCCTGAGCTTCTGGAGCTGA